The DNA window ACGATGTGGTCGAGTCCATGGTCTTTGAAGGTCAATCTCTCTACCGCACCTTTGCTGCATTGTACTTTGGAGAAAAAACAATAATTTGAAGAGTCTTTTCATTTATATTCTCGTGTTGCAACATTTGCTAATTCCATTATAGCCAACGAAATCCCATCTTTGCCCGAATACAACATTGACCGTCTCAACATCCATGACGTTCCTATTGGTGATGGAGGACGGATGGCCGTTGGGGCGAACGCATCAATCGTCGCATACAACGACTATCCCATTGGCCTCACTGTTCCAAAGCTTGCATTTGATATCCTCGTTCCCAACTGTGACCCATCCGAACCTCCCATCATGATCGCCACTGCCATTACCCATCCAATCGATGTGGAACCGCATGCTAATGTTACGGTCGATGCCACCGGCGTCATCAACGATCTGTCGGACGAGCTTACCCAGGCCTGTCCTCTCACCAAGATGTCACCGCTTGACAACTTTTTCAAGCATTATATGAATGGCGAAGATGCCCAGGTCTACGTCCGCGGTCAGAACTCCGATGAGTCGGATGTTCCAGAGTGGATCAGATCTTTCCTCAGCAGCGTCACTGTTCCTTTTAGCTTCCCAGGATCATCGTTTGATGATGCTATTCGAAACCTCTCTCTTACAGACGTCGACTTCAAACTTCCAAGTCCTTTCGCGGATCCCAACGACCCCGACTCAAAAGCTCGTGTTTCTGGGACGATCCAAGTTTTGGCCGTACTTCCCTCTGAGCTGAATGTGGACATCAGTGTCAACAGTCTCCGAGCCAGTGGTAACATCTTTTATGAAGGCAAGAAATTTGGCGAATTAAATGTGCGGCAGTGGCAAAAAGCCAATTCCAGCAAGTTGAACGACCCCGAAGACGGCCAAGCAGAGCTTGAAATCACGTCTAGGATCACCAATGTGCCCCTTGACATTACTGATAGTGATGTCTTCAGCGATGTCATGGGACAGCTTTTACTCGGCGACGAGGATCTTCTGCTTGATGTTGAGTCACTTGTTGACATCAAGGTGTCAACGGTGCTTGGAGATCTGGTTCTCAGAGATGTCCCCGCAAAGGGCAAGATTCCAGTAAAACGTTTGTCCTCGCCTTGGTAATTTATTGCGCGGCTCGCTTGTGATGGTGTCATGACGCGTCTTTTGAGCTATTGAAAGTACAGTTATGATTCACGTCACAGGATGCCCAAGGATAGCTCTACTAACTAAATGGAACAGAGCTTCCTGGTAAATCGCTTACGAAACTTGACCCGCGCGTCTTCAATCTGGTCATTCTGAACACAACGAAACATGCTGTTCACATGCAGGCATCGGTCAATTTGACGAATCCTACACCTTACACAGCCTTTATTCCTTTTGCAACTGTTCACGTCTACAACAAAGAGCTCATCATTGGAGAGGTTACGGTCAACAATCTAGATGTACAATTGGGAAACAACACAAATCTTGCCGTATCCGCTACTTGGGATCCGGTGTCTCTTGGCGGCGAGGAAAGCCACAAAGCTGCCGCGAAGTTGCTATCCGACTATCTTTCCGGCCAAAACACAACATTGACACTCAAGACTCATCAGGGCAGTGTTCCAGGACTGCCTATTATCGGTGACGCTCTCTCCAAGTTCAA is part of the Trichoderma atroviride chromosome 1, complete sequence genome and encodes:
- a CDS encoding uncharacterized protein (EggNog:ENOG41~TransMembrane:1 (i85-106o)) — its product is MPDFRVSVSFLKPNSRSADASTLDNEPPEASETSPLLSSESERAPVTEASPLLSDANHGQESEDGESDSLNKSPKKSGSRLRWPSIIAIAVLAALTVVVMVLGFLVPPAIKTYAETAAVIEPTGLSLESLTPDSVRVRIQANFKLDGARVQDDTARRLGRLATSIVRTLDTEETNVSVRLPNYDNALLGSAVVPPLTINLVDAQPTVLDFVADLSPGDAESLRQIVNDWLDGKLEQVKVTGSAALRIKTGFLPLGTHDVVESMVFEANEIPSLPEYNIDRLNIHDVPIGDGGRMAVGANASIVAYNDYPIGLTVPKLAFDILVPNCDPSEPPIMIATAITHPIDVEPHANVTVDATGVINDLSDELTQACPLTKMSPLDNFFKHYMNGEDAQVYVRGQNSDESDVPEWIRSFLSSVTVPFSFPGSSFDDAIRNLSLTDVDFKLPSPFADPNDPDSKARVSGTIQVLAVLPSELNVDISVNSLRASGNIFYEGKKFGELNVRQWQKANSSKLNDPEDGQAELEITSRITNVPLDITDSDVFSDVMGQLLLGDEDLLLDVESLVDIKVSTVLGDLVLRDVPAKGKIPVKQLPGKSLTKLDPRVFNLVILNTTKHAVHMQASVNLTNPTPYTAFIPFATVHVYNKELIIGEVTVNNLDVQLGNNTNLAVSATWDPVSLGGEESHKAAAKLLSDYLSGQNTTLTLKTHQGSVPGLPIIGDALSKFNITLPTPRIRLPGDKKHGSSQGKNFVRDAVFHIFSSTASFNLASPLKQNTIHIEMINATAYYNHTEPVGHILYDEPFDAPPGVTETPRLPVTWSAESIGYDKLIDAMDGSLKLDASANATIRIGNWIETVHYEGRGIGARVRI